A genomic segment from Legionella micdadei encodes:
- a CDS encoding alpha/beta fold hydrolase — protein sequence MNASTITIPGLVIAYKTWGEPDLPPLIALHGWLDNANSFDLLAPYLAKQFYVIAIDLPGHGQSSHLPEGCYYHFTDGIFYVLQIVKAFGFEQYHLLGHSMGACLASLIAGVAPNQILSMVLIEGLGPFSESEESCCNQLERYAKLACEDAAHEIKSYPSLELAVHARAKRGFLAPKYINILSQRGLQRRKETFYWRHDRRLLLATPLRLTEQQILSCLNNIRAKSCLIWASNGFELNQAQREHREQAVKNLQIYHLEGGHHVHMEHPDTVAQCLEEFYKTL from the coding sequence ATGAATGCATCCACTATTACTATCCCTGGACTTGTTATTGCTTATAAAACTTGGGGAGAACCAGATCTACCCCCTCTTATTGCACTTCATGGATGGCTTGATAACGCCAATTCTTTTGACCTGCTCGCTCCTTACCTAGCAAAGCAATTTTACGTCATCGCCATTGACCTGCCCGGGCATGGGCAATCATCCCATCTCCCTGAAGGCTGCTACTACCATTTTACTGATGGCATCTTCTATGTTTTGCAAATTGTTAAGGCTTTCGGTTTCGAACAATATCATCTCTTAGGTCATTCAATGGGGGCTTGTTTAGCGAGTCTTATTGCTGGAGTAGCTCCCAACCAAATTTTATCCATGGTTTTGATAGAAGGGCTAGGCCCCTTCTCTGAGTCAGAAGAGAGTTGTTGCAATCAACTGGAAAGATACGCAAAGCTTGCGTGCGAAGACGCAGCTCATGAAATAAAATCCTATCCTTCCTTAGAATTAGCCGTCCATGCACGAGCCAAACGGGGTTTTTTAGCACCAAAATACATCAATATTCTCAGCCAGCGCGGACTTCAGAGAAGAAAAGAGACCTTTTACTGGCGACATGACAGGCGCTTGCTGCTAGCAACACCTTTACGCCTGACCGAACAACAAATTTTGTCTTGTTTAAATAATATTCGTGCAAAAAGTTGTCTAATCTGGGCCAGTAATGGTTTTGAATTAAATCAAGCACAAAGGGAACACCGCGAACAAGCAGTAAAAAACTTACAAATTTATCATCTTGAAGGAGGACATCATGTTCATATGGAACACCCAGACACTGTAGCCCAGTGTCTGGAGGAATTTTATAAAACTCTTTAA
- a CDS encoding S8 family peptidase has product MKKLFLICLLCFTVTAFAKAIIDQDVLNSVRARQLKGAAEPSTLPILVFLYSIEKKEEFLNDLINFPNTSFQDLGFMPAVAVTLPANLYDLNRIANHKAVAQISSNNPSTKELDVSVQAIKLAPSSWYLDVNNWWAHGYTGKKGVLGLIDDGVDPTHPDLANKQLIVRTEDGSHYEDFINGVRAPHGTGIACIYGSNNERYKGVAYGLPTIISGLSGPENPDVQSIMMTMSTLDWMLERSQIKPTLINYSMGNGSLSCQGCPEWSGLAKLIDYVVNEKKILWVKSAGNAGYIEPSKNILYASTLTVPGDNYNALTVANMSLNVIENNTVVKTANRNQHIIRSTSSRGPTPYGRRKPDLTAPGHDTRTCAPDVQIYRFNYMKDMDYHDGYRLMGGTSSAAPHVGGAALLLQDAGIKNPMAIKALLINSADTWTDSGKSDNEKQAHFSIMGSEWNRTYGWGYINMQTAFEQRKSIIEDQLTLEKPVLEYQADLQIGEKVTLVHERRVGFSAEGAAWKLSHLSLEIIDRDTQEIIAKDDSPIDTVHQVANCERLAGERNCSSSTKPIHALIRVKLLSSIIDGSNSEPFALVLRTK; this is encoded by the coding sequence ATGAAAAAATTATTTTTAATTTGCCTACTTTGCTTTACGGTCACCGCTTTTGCAAAGGCTATTATTGATCAGGATGTGCTTAATAGTGTTAGAGCCAGACAATTAAAAGGTGCAGCAGAGCCATCCACCTTGCCTATCCTCGTTTTCCTTTATTCCATCGAGAAAAAAGAGGAGTTCTTAAACGATCTTATCAATTTCCCTAATACTAGCTTTCAGGATTTGGGTTTCATGCCGGCGGTAGCAGTGACTCTTCCGGCAAATTTGTATGATTTAAACCGAATTGCTAATCATAAAGCAGTGGCTCAAATTTCCTCTAACAACCCAAGCACGAAAGAATTGGATGTAAGTGTTCAAGCTATAAAATTAGCGCCTTCTTCGTGGTATCTCGACGTTAATAACTGGTGGGCACATGGTTATACTGGTAAAAAAGGTGTACTTGGCTTAATTGATGACGGGGTTGATCCCACCCATCCTGATTTGGCCAATAAGCAATTGATAGTTCGGACCGAAGATGGCTCGCACTATGAGGATTTTATCAATGGCGTGAGGGCGCCTCATGGAACAGGTATAGCCTGTATCTATGGTAGTAATAATGAGAGGTATAAGGGGGTTGCTTATGGTTTACCCACTATTATTTCAGGGCTGTCTGGTCCAGAAAACCCAGATGTACAAAGCATTATGATGACTATGTCAACCCTGGATTGGATGTTAGAACGCTCCCAAATTAAACCAACACTTATCAACTACAGCATGGGGAATGGCAGTTTATCGTGTCAGGGTTGCCCTGAATGGAGCGGACTGGCCAAGTTAATTGACTATGTGGTGAACGAGAAAAAAATTTTATGGGTGAAGTCAGCAGGCAATGCGGGGTATATTGAGCCATCAAAAAATATACTCTATGCATCAACTTTAACGGTTCCCGGAGACAATTATAATGCACTCACTGTGGCCAATATGAGCCTTAACGTGATTGAAAATAACACTGTCGTCAAAACGGCCAATCGAAACCAGCATATCATTCGTTCTACGAGTAGCCGCGGGCCTACCCCTTACGGAAGGCGCAAACCGGATTTAACAGCACCGGGTCATGATACAAGAACATGTGCTCCTGATGTGCAAATCTATCGTTTTAATTACATGAAGGATATGGATTATCACGACGGTTATCGTTTAATGGGAGGAACAAGTTCCGCTGCACCTCATGTGGGAGGGGCAGCTTTGTTGCTTCAAGATGCGGGGATTAAAAATCCTATGGCGATCAAAGCATTATTAATTAATAGCGCTGATACTTGGACCGATAGTGGGAAATCTGATAATGAGAAACAAGCACATTTTTCTATTATGGGTTCAGAATGGAATAGGACATATGGTTGGGGTTATATCAATATGCAAACTGCTTTTGAGCAAAGAAAAAGTATCATTGAAGATCAACTCACTTTAGAAAAACCGGTTCTGGAATATCAAGCTGATTTGCAAATAGGGGAAAAAGTAACTCTGGTGCATGAACGTCGGGTGGGCTTTTCAGCAGAGGGTGCCGCATGGAAATTAAGCCATCTTTCCTTGGAAATTATTGATCGCGACACTCAAGAAATCATTGCTAAAGATGATAGCCCAATTGACACTGTGCATCAGGTAGCAAATTGTGAGCGGTTGGCTGGGGAAAGAAATTGTTCTTCATCAACAAAGCCCATCCATGCTTTAATCCGTGTGAAACTACTTAGCTCAATCATAGACGGCAGCAACAGCGAACCATTTGCCCTTGTTTTAAGAACGAAATAG
- a CDS encoding endonuclease/exonuclease/phosphatase family protein, with product MQHSRSLSLITYNIHKGFGLGKVRFLLPEMREALSTLNPDFVFLQEVQGEHRRREKRINAWPDLPQFEYIAEEIWPHFLYAKNAIYQSGHHGNAILSKYGFDRFENINLSSMNRASRSILHGQIKVGENPQITVHLLCVHLGLFKAERISQCKALMQRIAEAVPEHEPLLMAGDFNDWRHHLSALLSDKLGIKEAFFMLKGRHARSFPAIKPALCVDRIYYRGMEVVDVQCLQGKPWRMLSDHIPLLARFEFV from the coding sequence ATGCAGCATTCCAGGAGTCTATCTCTTATAACCTACAACATTCATAAAGGATTTGGGTTGGGCAAGGTTCGTTTTTTATTGCCAGAGATGCGTGAGGCTTTATCTACATTAAATCCAGATTTTGTTTTTCTACAAGAGGTGCAAGGTGAGCACCGACGCCGAGAAAAACGAATTAACGCCTGGCCTGATCTTCCTCAATTTGAATACATTGCGGAGGAAATTTGGCCTCATTTTCTTTATGCAAAAAATGCAATTTATCAATCAGGCCATCATGGGAATGCTATTTTGAGCAAATATGGTTTTGACCGCTTTGAAAACATTAACCTGTCTTCCATGAATCGCGCATCGAGAAGTATCTTGCATGGCCAGATAAAAGTAGGCGAAAACCCGCAAATCACAGTACACTTGCTTTGTGTGCATTTAGGTTTATTCAAAGCGGAGCGAATTTCCCAGTGTAAGGCTTTGATGCAACGAATTGCTGAGGCAGTGCCTGAGCATGAACCATTGCTCATGGCCGGTGATTTTAATGATTGGCGTCATCATTTATCTGCGCTTTTGTCTGATAAGTTAGGCATCAAAGAAGCTTTTTTTATGTTGAAAGGCCGCCATGCTCGTTCTTTTCCTGCAATAAAGCCAGCACTCTGCGTGGATCGAATTTATTACCGAGGCATGGAGGTTGTTGATGTACAGTGCCTCCAAGGAAAGCCCTGGCGTATGTTATCGGATCATATTCCTTTGTTAGCCCGGTTTGAGTTTGTTTAA
- a CDS encoding class I fructose-bisphosphate aldolase — translation MHYDELSATMELLLQDGKGILAADESGGTIGKRFESIGLENTEENRRDYRILLATTPDLEQYINGVILFEETFAHKDEQGTPIADLFAQKGIVPGIKVDKGLVNLANTENEKVTQGLDGLTERLQHFKKLGAKFAKWRNVYSISNYTPSLTAIKAGAEMLALYAATCQSQGIVPIVEPEVLMDGDHSIEHCAEATEIVLHELFHALFIHQVELEHIVLKPSMITSGKSATPFSSPEEVANYTISIFRNHVPAAVPTINFLSGGQTPEQATINLNAINSLGYQPWLLSFSYGRALQEDCLKAWGGQKANTKAAQDALLKRARLNSIACFGEYKSDME, via the coding sequence ATGCATTATGATGAATTGTCAGCAACGATGGAGCTTTTGTTGCAAGATGGCAAAGGCATTTTGGCTGCTGACGAAAGCGGCGGCACCATTGGCAAAAGGTTTGAGTCAATTGGCCTAGAGAATACCGAAGAGAATCGCCGCGATTACCGTATTTTACTCGCTACTACACCTGACTTAGAGCAATACATTAATGGCGTTATCTTATTTGAAGAAACGTTTGCCCATAAAGATGAGCAAGGTACACCCATTGCTGATCTCTTTGCGCAAAAAGGAATTGTTCCAGGAATTAAAGTGGACAAGGGCCTTGTTAACTTGGCAAACACCGAAAACGAAAAAGTAACTCAAGGGTTAGACGGTTTAACTGAGCGCTTACAACATTTTAAAAAATTGGGAGCAAAATTTGCAAAATGGCGGAATGTCTATTCCATTTCAAATTACACGCCCAGCCTAACTGCCATCAAAGCAGGTGCCGAAATGCTCGCGCTTTATGCTGCAACTTGCCAATCACAAGGCATTGTTCCTATTGTCGAGCCAGAAGTATTAATGGATGGTGATCACTCCATTGAGCATTGCGCTGAAGCAACTGAGATTGTTCTGCATGAACTCTTCCATGCCTTATTTATTCATCAGGTGGAGCTTGAACATATTGTTCTTAAGCCGAGCATGATCACTTCTGGTAAGAGTGCAACACCTTTCAGTTCACCAGAAGAAGTCGCAAATTACACCATTAGTATATTCCGCAATCACGTACCTGCAGCAGTCCCTACAATTAACTTCCTTTCTGGTGGACAAACTCCAGAACAAGCTACAATCAACTTAAATGCAATTAACAGCTTGGGTTACCAACCTTGGCTTTTAAGTTTTTCTTATGGTCGCGCTCTGCAAGAGGATTGCTTAAAAGCCTGGGGAGGCCAAAAAGCTAATACTAAAGCTGCACAAGACGCTTTATTAAAACGAGCTCGCTTAAACAGCATCGCTTGCTTTGGTGAATATAAAAGTGACATGGAGTAA
- a CDS encoding ferredoxin--NADP reductase: MQVSTFPIILEEAFMISSYVRHFTFKVLKSPPFNFIPGQFITIHFERDGKMLKRSYSIANVPAQNNRIEFAAGYVKGGPGTELLFNLKPGDQINVAGPFGRLVLKEDMPKRYILVATSTGITPYRAMLEELKRRLQTNADLRIVILQGVQKQSDILYGEDFKQFATEFPRVSFRAHLSRPDKELGEHEYSGYVQSAFPDLALNPQEDTIYLCGNPGMIDEAFNYLKEHGFGMHQIIREKYISSPAK, translated from the coding sequence ATGCAAGTCAGTACCTTTCCCATTATCTTGGAAGAAGCTTTTATGATTTCTTCTTATGTAAGACACTTTACTTTTAAGGTGTTAAAGTCTCCCCCTTTCAACTTTATCCCAGGCCAGTTTATCACGATCCATTTTGAACGTGATGGCAAAATGCTCAAACGCAGTTACAGTATTGCCAATGTACCAGCACAAAACAATCGCATTGAATTTGCAGCAGGTTATGTTAAGGGAGGGCCAGGTACTGAATTATTATTTAATCTAAAACCAGGTGACCAAATCAATGTTGCTGGTCCATTCGGCCGTCTGGTTCTGAAAGAAGATATGCCAAAACGCTATATTTTAGTAGCTACAAGCACGGGTATCACCCCTTACCGCGCTATGCTGGAAGAATTGAAGCGTAGACTGCAAACGAACGCTGATTTACGAATAGTAATATTACAGGGGGTACAAAAACAGAGCGACATCCTTTATGGTGAGGACTTTAAACAATTCGCTACTGAATTCCCTCGAGTCAGTTTTCGTGCCCATTTGAGCCGCCCTGATAAGGAATTAGGGGAACATGAATACTCAGGGTATGTGCAAAGCGCCTTCCCTGATCTTGCTCTTAATCCACAAGAGGACACCATTTATTTATGTGGGAATCCAGGTATGATTGATGAGGCATTTAATTATTTAAAAGAGCACGGCTTTGGTATGCATCAAATTATTCGTGAGAAATATATTTCTTCGCCAGCCAAATAG
- a CDS encoding DUF3579 domain-containing protein yields MADSKDKKIIIEGITPQGKPFRPSDWAERMSGSMASFKNRRIHYSPLLQPSVNTEGYKCVLLDPKLKESSPQVYKAIMDFAKANNLRICGEEE; encoded by the coding sequence ATGGCCGACTCTAAAGATAAAAAGATTATTATCGAAGGTATCACTCCTCAAGGGAAACCATTTCGTCCTAGCGACTGGGCGGAACGGATGAGCGGCTCTATGGCGAGCTTTAAAAATCGACGCATTCATTATTCGCCCCTTCTTCAGCCAAGTGTGAATACGGAAGGGTATAAATGTGTTTTGCTTGATCCTAAATTGAAAGAATCAAGCCCACAAGTTTATAAAGCAATTATGGATTTTGCTAAAGCAAATAATCTGAGAATATGCGGTGAAGAAGAATAA
- the pssA gene encoding CDP-diacylglycerol--serine O-phosphatidyltransferase has product MLPNLFTTASLFAAFYSIVASLKAQYEAAAVSIFIGMIADGLDGRIARLTNTQTAFGGEYDSLSDMVTFGVAPALLIYSWNLHKLGKIGWLVAFMYTAAVALRLARFNTQIATADKRYFQGLACPTAAAIVSSFTWFCYQNQLEHFAFSVVTAILTFIAAVLMVSNIRYYSFKEIDFKGKVPFLYLLLMIILFVAIAVNPSLVLFLGAIIYASSGPLQTLYGLHRMRKQRKQNPEEKP; this is encoded by the coding sequence TTGTTACCGAACCTGTTTACCACAGCCAGTTTGTTTGCTGCTTTTTATTCGATTGTTGCTTCGCTAAAAGCACAATACGAAGCAGCTGCAGTATCCATTTTTATTGGGATGATTGCTGATGGTTTGGATGGCCGTATTGCGCGCTTAACCAATACACAAACTGCTTTTGGAGGCGAATACGATAGCTTATCTGATATGGTTACTTTTGGTGTGGCTCCAGCCTTATTGATCTACAGTTGGAACCTTCATAAATTAGGGAAAATTGGCTGGCTTGTGGCATTCATGTATACCGCTGCGGTTGCTCTGCGATTGGCACGTTTTAATACCCAAATCGCCACTGCAGATAAACGCTACTTTCAAGGCCTTGCCTGTCCAACAGCTGCAGCCATTGTGTCCTCATTCACTTGGTTTTGTTATCAAAACCAGCTTGAACATTTCGCATTCTCTGTGGTGACAGCAATTCTCACTTTCATTGCAGCAGTGCTGATGGTGAGTAACATACGTTATTACAGCTTCAAAGAAATTGACTTTAAAGGAAAGGTTCCTTTTCTCTATCTTTTACTTATGATTATCTTATTCGTAGCGATTGCAGTGAATCCTTCATTAGTCTTATTCCTGGGAGCAATTATCTACGCTTCCTCGGGACCTTTGCAAACTTTATATGGTTTGCACCGCATGCGAAAGCAACGGAAGCAGAATCCGGAGGAAAAACCTTAG
- a CDS encoding HPr family phosphocarrier protein produces the protein MIETKIKIINKLGLHARASAKFVSTTSRFQSHIEVIKDSQTVNGKSIMGVMMLAANKGCELTLRIEGPDEVEMEKAVVDLINNCFGEPE, from the coding sequence ATGATAGAGACTAAGATTAAAATCATTAATAAATTAGGATTGCACGCTCGAGCTTCTGCGAAATTTGTTTCTACTACATCACGTTTTCAAAGTCATATAGAGGTCATTAAGGATTCTCAGACTGTAAACGGCAAAAGCATTATGGGAGTTATGATGCTTGCTGCCAATAAAGGCTGCGAATTGACCCTACGCATAGAAGGACCTGATGAGGTTGAAATGGAAAAAGCAGTTGTCGACTTGATCAATAACTGCTTTGGTGAACCCGAGTAG
- a CDS encoding FAD-binding protein produces MSKFKEIIDSLPEWGRFTSWPAAMIDRAYSADSKGWLSKAWRFVKVRAIFLTLFLPLALVDLVVSGVLGARFSFGTFFVADELQDKRLSQQKKYTTIFSKNLYALLSFIVGLISPRLVAFYFTPEKTTEKGVTSGGGYYHNEEAELAQPKTVEELQQLVAQAPEKGQKVMVVGAGRSQGKQFLPEGDKAVVVDLSQLDLPHGPIVIDPVSKTATVSAAVRWADLQNEADKHKLALKFMQASNVFSVGGSIGTDIHGWNITGTLADSILEMEFIDGRGERHTLRPGDELFHQITSGFGIYGIVTKVKLQLIDNEKLYERAVEVAPDDYAKHLRENVQGNEKIRMHLYRLSLDPKNLLGSGVAVDYVKEDEDPPCTTPHLTQEGDRGTRFNQVMINVARRVPWVRKKYWEGERDRLLANNSPAMTTNEIMQPPINAMFNPSVSEAEWLQEYFLPEDQLADFLKELGRLLQENDVALLNASVRFVKYNEATHKSPLSYASSGDRFAVVLCFNQSLEPSEIIKAKKWLRAAQHMAVERGGSYYLPYQHVSSPEDFNRAYPRAAEAVPGIKSEVDPQGIFTSGFYQKYLAPQPQQTNHFKVIMASEESKKKFAGFLKNVLHRVDADKFYALLEDIMDYNDTHAEIYEELCKRLPEIMPSAVSDFRRILNSLATIKEDLAAQAKAILPEDMTEINGLVEIGYPGRFVGGFKQNFHVTGSIVAMHENDPGLTDYIQTGFPRPYDRFEKLDYNKPSLKNLPSNSADVITCYVGLHHFPEEELESFLTDVRRVLRDGGHFLLVDHDVVDEESASMAHMAHTVFNAVTGVSLQEELNERRDFRPMAHWKALLERHGLGYAVEGPDVEMIREGDPSRNRMVSFVKAKPKAELKLHSGSVNDIGDEVQLERHHRKSSAVTGAWRKNEPSIPRSRSYDSFFQEIPDSDEEEERTLEIVYH; encoded by the coding sequence ATGTCAAAATTTAAAGAAATAATTGATTCGTTACCCGAATGGGGGCGTTTCACTTCCTGGCCAGCGGCAATGATTGACCGGGCTTACTCGGCGGATTCTAAAGGGTGGCTAAGCAAGGCTTGGCGTTTTGTCAAAGTGAGGGCAATTTTTTTAACGTTATTCTTGCCACTTGCGCTCGTTGACCTTGTCGTATCGGGTGTTTTGGGAGCACGTTTTTCCTTTGGCACTTTTTTTGTTGCGGATGAGTTACAAGATAAACGGCTCTCACAGCAAAAAAAATACACCACAATTTTTAGTAAAAATCTCTATGCTTTATTGTCATTCATTGTTGGCTTGATCAGTCCGCGGCTTGTTGCCTTTTATTTCACTCCTGAGAAAACCACAGAAAAAGGAGTTACTTCCGGAGGGGGATATTACCATAATGAAGAGGCTGAGCTCGCCCAACCCAAAACGGTTGAAGAACTTCAGCAGCTCGTTGCTCAAGCGCCTGAAAAAGGACAAAAAGTCATGGTCGTTGGCGCTGGTCGTAGCCAAGGTAAGCAATTTTTACCTGAAGGCGATAAAGCAGTAGTTGTTGATTTAAGTCAACTGGACTTACCTCATGGCCCTATCGTTATTGATCCTGTAAGCAAAACAGCCACGGTCAGTGCCGCAGTACGTTGGGCAGATTTGCAAAATGAAGCGGATAAACACAAATTAGCCCTAAAGTTCATGCAAGCCTCTAATGTGTTTTCAGTTGGCGGATCAATTGGAACTGACATTCATGGGTGGAATATTACTGGGACACTCGCGGATTCCATTTTAGAGATGGAGTTTATCGATGGGCGAGGAGAAAGGCATACACTAAGGCCTGGAGATGAGTTATTTCATCAAATCACTAGCGGATTTGGTATTTACGGTATCGTGACGAAAGTCAAACTGCAATTGATCGATAACGAGAAGCTTTACGAACGCGCAGTAGAGGTTGCTCCGGATGATTATGCGAAACATCTTAGAGAAAACGTCCAAGGTAACGAAAAGATCCGCATGCATTTGTACCGCTTATCGCTGGATCCCAAAAATTTATTGGGTTCAGGGGTTGCAGTTGATTATGTTAAAGAGGATGAAGATCCTCCATGCACTACACCTCATTTAACACAAGAAGGTGATCGAGGTACGCGCTTTAATCAAGTCATGATAAATGTTGCGCGGCGAGTACCTTGGGTGCGTAAAAAATATTGGGAAGGTGAGCGTGATCGGTTGTTGGCGAACAATTCACCTGCGATGACCACCAATGAAATTATGCAGCCGCCTATTAATGCTATGTTTAATCCTTCAGTGTCTGAAGCGGAATGGCTGCAGGAGTATTTCTTGCCCGAAGACCAACTTGCTGATTTTTTGAAAGAATTAGGACGATTGCTTCAAGAAAACGATGTTGCTTTGCTTAACGCTTCCGTGCGCTTTGTTAAATACAATGAAGCCACACATAAGTCACCACTGTCTTACGCAAGTAGCGGTGATCGTTTTGCTGTGGTGTTGTGCTTTAACCAATCGCTTGAGCCAAGTGAAATCATTAAAGCTAAAAAATGGCTTCGGGCAGCACAGCACATGGCTGTTGAACGTGGGGGTAGCTATTATTTGCCTTATCAACATGTTTCATCCCCTGAAGATTTTAATAGAGCCTATCCTCGGGCGGCTGAAGCAGTACCTGGCATTAAAAGCGAGGTCGATCCGCAGGGCATTTTTACCAGTGGGTTTTATCAGAAGTACTTAGCTCCTCAACCGCAGCAAACCAATCACTTCAAAGTGATTATGGCTTCGGAAGAGTCTAAGAAAAAATTTGCTGGCTTCCTAAAAAATGTGTTGCATCGCGTGGATGCCGATAAATTCTATGCTTTGCTTGAAGACATTATGGATTATAACGACACGCATGCTGAAATTTATGAAGAACTATGCAAGCGGTTGCCAGAAATAATGCCTTCCGCAGTGAGTGATTTTCGCCGAATACTCAATTCATTAGCCACTATCAAAGAGGATTTAGCTGCCCAAGCGAAAGCCATATTGCCTGAAGACATGACTGAAATTAATGGGTTAGTGGAAATTGGTTACCCAGGCCGTTTTGTAGGTGGCTTTAAGCAAAATTTTCATGTGACAGGATCTATTGTCGCCATGCATGAAAATGATCCGGGGTTAACGGACTATATTCAGACAGGCTTTCCTAGACCTTATGATCGCTTTGAAAAATTGGATTACAATAAACCGAGCCTTAAGAACTTGCCTAGTAACAGTGCTGATGTAATTACGTGTTACGTCGGCTTGCATCACTTTCCAGAAGAGGAGCTAGAATCATTCTTAACCGATGTAAGACGCGTATTGCGCGATGGCGGGCATTTCTTGCTGGTGGATCATGACGTGGTGGATGAGGAATCAGCAAGTATGGCGCACATGGCCCATACGGTTTTCAATGCGGTAACCGGAGTATCCTTACAAGAAGAACTGAATGAAAGAAGGGATTTCCGTCCGATGGCTCATTGGAAAGCGCTTTTGGAAAGACACGGATTAGGTTACGCAGTTGAAGGTCCTGATGTTGAAATGATTCGTGAAGGTGACCCCAGCCGTAATCGCATGGTGAGTTTTGTTAAAGCAAAACCGAAGGCTGAACTTAAGCTGCATAGCGGATCTGTAAATGATATTGGGGATGAGGTACAGCTCGAAAGACATCACCGCAAAAGTTCTGCCGTAACTGGGGCTTGGAGGAAAAATGAACCATCAATTCCTCGCTCACGTTCCTATGACAGCTTTTTCCAAGAGATTCCTGATTCTGATGAGGAAGAAGAGCGTACACTCGAAATAGTCTACCACTAA
- a CDS encoding PTS sugar transporter subunit IIA, with protein MHLNQLINLNTVYIDAVSQSKMAVLLKLSQLLCQNHPNLNPEELFEAYWKRESLGSTAIGQGITIPHVRTTYLEEPIGCVIRLLNPVDFGATDKQPIDLVIGLLVPQEQTEQHLKILAAIVDQFRAPTFREACRRASNQEELYHFLISHEELSEPA; from the coding sequence ATGCATCTTAATCAGCTCATCAATTTAAACACTGTTTACATTGATGCCGTATCGCAAAGCAAAATGGCTGTGTTACTCAAATTAAGCCAACTGCTTTGTCAAAACCATCCTAATCTTAACCCAGAGGAATTATTTGAAGCGTATTGGAAAAGAGAATCGCTGGGAAGTACTGCGATTGGACAAGGGATTACCATTCCTCATGTTCGGACCACTTATCTTGAGGAACCCATAGGTTGTGTAATTCGATTATTAAACCCAGTCGATTTCGGTGCTACGGATAAACAACCTATTGATTTGGTGATTGGTCTTCTGGTACCGCAAGAACAAACCGAGCAACACTTAAAAATACTGGCAGCCATTGTTGACCAATTCAGGGCTCCTACTTTCCGTGAGGCATGCCGACGGGCTAGTAATCAAGAAGAACTGTATCATTTCTTGATTTCCCACGAGGAATTAAGCGAGCCCGCATAA
- the hpf gene encoding ribosome hibernation-promoting factor, HPF/YfiA family: MQINFTGHNIEITPALRSYAEDKLNKLEKHFDKITSIHVIFDVQKLNQIVEASIMVAKGELHARSESEDMYASIDALIDKLDRQLIKHKEKLQNHRE; this comes from the coding sequence ATGCAGATCAACTTCACCGGCCATAATATCGAAATCACCCCTGCTTTGCGATCTTATGCTGAAGATAAACTCAATAAGCTAGAAAAACATTTTGACAAAATTACGTCCATCCATGTAATTTTTGATGTACAGAAATTGAATCAAATTGTTGAAGCTTCCATCATGGTCGCAAAAGGTGAATTGCATGCCCGTTCAGAATCAGAAGATATGTATGCATCCATCGATGCCCTAATCGACAAATTAGATAGGCAACTTATCAAACATAAAGAAAAACTCCAAAATCACCGAGAATAA